Proteins from a single region of Natrinema salifodinae:
- a CDS encoding ERCC4 domain-containing protein: MRVAVTVDDREPAGLVAAVRDHPDVTEVVVERLATGDLAIDSIGFERKTLRDYVNGVMGRSGPDLADQVERMADAYDHSYVLLEDDFAGLDSLRTAVSPESIRGSMASITARHGVPIIPCTDRRHLVDFAIRLGRKHAEDPSTRRIPVGSVPSRREPTTKRMYGCIQGIGPELAATLYERYPTVEALLAADREELTRIEGIGEARADVIYAAFRDDGTSA; encoded by the coding sequence ATGCGCGTTGCCGTCACCGTCGACGATCGGGAGCCCGCCGGCCTGGTCGCGGCCGTCCGGGACCACCCCGACGTGACGGAGGTCGTCGTCGAGCGCCTGGCGACCGGCGATCTCGCGATCGATTCGATCGGTTTCGAACGGAAGACGCTCCGGGACTACGTCAACGGCGTTATGGGCCGGAGCGGGCCCGACCTCGCGGACCAGGTCGAGCGGATGGCCGACGCCTACGATCACTCCTACGTCCTCCTCGAGGACGACTTCGCCGGTCTGGACTCGCTGCGGACGGCCGTCTCCCCGGAGTCGATCCGGGGGTCGATGGCCTCGATCACCGCCCGCCACGGGGTGCCGATCATCCCCTGTACGGACCGACGGCATCTGGTCGACTTCGCGATCCGGCTTGGGCGGAAACACGCGGAGGATCCCTCGACCCGTCGGATTCCGGTGGGGTCGGTGCCGAGCAGGCGCGAGCCGACGACCAAGCGGATGTACGGCTGTATCCAGGGGATCGGTCCGGAACTGGCAGCGACGCTGTACGAGCGATATCCGACCGTCGAGGCCCTCCTCGCGGCGGACCGCGAGGAGCTCACGCGGATCGAGGGCATCGGAGAGGCGCGCGCGGACGTGATCTACGCCGCGTTCCGGGACGACGGCACCAGTGCGTGA
- a CDS encoding CitMHS family transporter has product MAVTGLPLGIIGYSAIFLILFLIIQRRLYVIPTLIVVPVIAGLLAGFSPDEIGSFAAEGLTGIVSITAMFAFAVWYFSIMRDNGLFDPFVARIVSSIVSRPALLTVGTVVLAMVSHLDGAGATTMLITIPAMLPLYDALDVERKILAALVAITAGTMNMVPWGGQVVRGVAAIDPAEISNVFDPMIPAQVAGVLSIFAISAYFGRQIRDDLDSVTAFEGIDEESIIDEAVDEREIETDWQWWFNLLLTVAVLAALISGITSPELAFMVGLVVALVVNVPDYENQKDVLESYAPDVMTYVGILFAAGVLIGVLEESEMITEMANILIVLVPDALGANLPLVVAVVSLPARLLFSPDAFYFGVLPVLAETSVSYGHDPVAVVRASLVGQTVGFPISPFTGATYLLIGLADIELGEHIKFTLPYMVIVSTTILVAGIAVGAIPL; this is encoded by the coding sequence ATGGCAGTAACAGGGTTGCCCCTCGGTATCATCGGCTACAGTGCGATCTTTCTCATACTGTTTCTGATAATACAGCGCCGATTGTACGTCATTCCGACGCTGATCGTCGTCCCGGTGATCGCCGGGTTACTCGCCGGGTTCTCGCCCGACGAAATCGGGTCGTTCGCGGCGGAGGGACTGACGGGAATCGTCAGCATCACCGCGATGTTCGCGTTCGCGGTCTGGTACTTCAGCATCATGCGGGACAACGGGCTCTTCGACCCGTTCGTCGCTCGCATCGTCAGCAGCATCGTCAGCCGACCGGCGCTGTTGACGGTGGGGACCGTCGTCCTCGCGATGGTCTCGCATCTGGACGGCGCCGGCGCGACGACGATGCTGATCACGATCCCGGCGATGTTACCGCTGTACGACGCGCTCGACGTCGAACGGAAGATCCTCGCCGCGCTCGTGGCGATCACCGCCGGGACGATGAACATGGTCCCGTGGGGCGGTCAGGTCGTCCGCGGCGTCGCGGCGATCGATCCCGCGGAGATCTCCAACGTGTTCGATCCGATGATCCCCGCGCAAGTCGCCGGCGTCCTCTCGATCTTCGCGATCAGCGCCTACTTCGGGCGGCAGATCCGCGACGACCTCGACTCCGTTACCGCCTTCGAGGGCATCGACGAGGAGTCGATCATCGACGAGGCGGTCGACGAGCGCGAGATCGAGACCGATTGGCAGTGGTGGTTCAACCTCCTGTTGACGGTCGCCGTCCTCGCCGCGCTCATCTCGGGGATCACCTCGCCGGAGTTGGCCTTCATGGTCGGCCTGGTCGTCGCACTCGTCGTCAACGTCCCCGACTACGAGAACCAGAAGGACGTCCTCGAGTCCTACGCGCCGGACGTGATGACCTACGTCGGCATCCTGTTCGCCGCGGGCGTCCTCATCGGCGTCCTCGAGGAAAGCGAGATGATCACCGAGATGGCGAACATCCTGATCGTGCTCGTCCCCGACGCGCTGGGCGCGAACCTGCCGCTGGTCGTCGCGGTCGTCTCGCTGCCGGCGCGGCTCCTGTTTAGCCCCGACGCCTTCTACTTCGGCGTCCTCCCCGTGCTCGCCGAGACGAGCGTCTCCTACGGCCACGATCCCGTGGCCGTCGTCCGCGCGTCGCTGGTCGGCCAGACCGTCGGCTTCCCGATCTCGCCGTTTACGGGCGCCACGTACCTCCTCATCGGCCTGGCGGACATCGAACTCGGTGAACACATCAAGTTCACGCTCCCGTACATGGTGATCGTCTCGACGACGATCCTCGTGGCCGGCATCGCGGTCGGTGCGATCCCGCTCTGA
- a CDS encoding phosphoribosyltransferase, whose translation MFDDRTDAGRRLATDLEQRDLDVDIVLGIPRGALPVARPVADALDAALDVVVARKMGAPENPELALGAVASDESAWYNDDLIDRLNVSEEYLDEIRAEEAENAREKADRYRETEGLPDLRGKRVLVVDDGVATGATATACLRQVRDTGADWVGLAVPVGSPQSVGDLEREADEVITLQAPAAFRAVGQYYRTFGQVTDEEAIEYLDR comes from the coding sequence ATGTTCGACGACAGAACCGACGCCGGCCGACGCCTCGCAACGGACCTCGAACAGCGCGACCTCGACGTCGACATCGTCCTCGGGATTCCCCGCGGGGCGTTGCCGGTCGCCAGGCCCGTCGCCGACGCGCTCGACGCGGCCCTCGACGTCGTCGTCGCGCGCAAGATGGGCGCGCCGGAGAACCCCGAACTGGCGCTCGGGGCCGTCGCCAGCGACGAGAGCGCCTGGTACAACGACGACCTGATCGATCGACTGAACGTCTCCGAGGAGTACCTCGACGAGATCCGCGCCGAGGAAGCCGAAAACGCCCGCGAGAAGGCCGACAGGTACCGCGAGACCGAGGGGCTGCCGGACCTACGGGGGAAGCGCGTGCTCGTCGTCGACGACGGCGTAGCGACCGGCGCGACCGCGACCGCCTGCCTCCGGCAGGTCCGAGACACCGGCGCCGACTGGGTCGGCCTGGCCGTTCCGGTCGGCTCACCCCAGTCCGTCGGCGACCTCGAGCGGGAGGCCGACGAGGTGATCACCCTGCAGGCACCCGCGGCCTTCCGGGCGGTGGGCCAGTACTACCGGACGTTCGGCCAGGTGACCGACGAGGAAGCGATCGAGTATCTCGATCGGTAG